A part of Molothrus aeneus isolate 106 chromosome 10, BPBGC_Maene_1.0, whole genome shotgun sequence genomic DNA contains:
- the OTOL1 gene encoding otolin-1 — translation MPRCQRPVPLLLLALAVPALAVLKVTPAVLYTKPRPPQPPAAPPSVPGKTPPGRAELPTLLPLDNSTLDSAEFFFNCCDCCPPAVGPRGWPGPPGPPGPKGEKGDGGLPGLPGSPGPQGPKGSKGERGAKGEQGERGASGSPGYPGKPGLQGEAGAKGNKGSYGFPGLKGQKGAKGDTCDNGTKGDKGDRGDPGEPGAGGEQGDKGEKGDTGEKGYCGEPGGRGAKGDRGEGGTKGEKGSKGDTGTEGMRGVPGKQGEKGEQGHKGDKGDVGPAGVAGPGGPKGEPGAKGGRGAPGRKGSRGAKGARGDVPKAPRSAFSAGLSRPFPPPNVPIRFDRVWFDERRDYDPATGKFNCSVAGAYVFSYHVTVRGRPARLSLVASSRRVAKARDTLYGQDIDQASFLTILKLRVGDQVWLEVGKDWNGLYAGAEDDSVFTGFLLYPDGFEVLL, via the exons ATGCCGCGCTGCCAGCGGCCCgtcccgctgctgctgctggcgctggCTGTGCCCGCGCTGGCGGTGCTGAAGGTGACCCCAGCCGTGCTCTACACCAAGCCCAGACCTCCCCAGCCCCCGGCAGCTCCCCCGTCTGTCCCGGGGAAAACCCCACcgggcagagctgagctccccACGCTTCTCCCCTTGGACAACTCCACGCTGGACTCGGCCGAGTTCTTCTTCAACTGCTGCGACTGCTGCCCACCCGCGGTGGGGCCTCGGGGCTGGCCGggccccccgggacccccag GTCCCAAGGGGGAGAAGGGAGATGgtgggctgccagggctgccaggatCCCCCGGCCCTCAGGGTCCAAAAGGCTCCAAAGGAGAAAGAG GAGCAAAAGGGGAGCAAGGGGAGCGAGGAGCGAGTGGAAGCCCCGGTTATCCAGGGAAACCTGGGCTGCAAG GTGAAGCTGGAGCCAAAGGCAACAAGGGCAGCTACGGCTTCCCTGGACTGAAGGGACAAAAGGGGGCTAAAGGGGACACCTGTGACAACGGCACCAAAGGAGACaaaggggacaggggggacccCGGAGAGCCGGGAGCGGGCGGAGAACAGGGGGAcaagggagaaaagggggacacgggggagaAGGGGTACTGTGGGGAGccagggggcagaggggccaagggggacagaggggaagGGGGCACCAAGGGCGAGAAGGGCAGCAAGGGGGACACGGGCACCGAGGGCATGCGGGGGGTGCCCGGCAAGCAGGGAGAGAAAGGCGAGCAGGGCCACAAGGGCGACAAAGGGGACGTGGGCCCCGCGGGCGTGGCAGGCCCCGGCGGGCCCAAGGGCGAGCCCGGCGCCAAGGGCGGCCGCGGTGCCCCGGGCAGGAAAGGCTCCCGCGGGGCCAAGGGCGCTCGGGGGGACGTCCCCAAGGCGCCACGCTCGGCCTTCAGCGCGGGGCTGTCGCggcccttccctcctcccaacGTGCCCATCAGGTTTGACCGCGTGTGGTTCGACGAGCGCCGCGACTACGACCCCGCCACGGGCAAGTTCAACTGCAGCGTGGCCGGGGCCTACGTCTTCTCCTACCACGTCACCGTGCGCGGCCGCCCCGCGCGCCTCAGCCTcgtggccagcagcaggagggtggcCAAGGCCAGGGACACCCTCTACGGCCAGGACATCGACCAGGCCTCCTTCCTGACCATCCTCAAGCTCAGGGTGGGTGACCAAGTGTGGCTGGAGGTTGGCAAGGACTGGAACGGGCTCTACGCCGGCGCAGAGGACGACAGCGTCTTCACGGGGTTCCTGCTCTACCCCGATGGTTTTGAGGTCCTTCTGTGA